The DNA window GGAAGGAGTGCTCCCGCCGGATGCAGATCTTACGAATTTGAAGCAAATTATCAATGCTCACAGGAAGTGTCTGAATTTAATGGCAGAGCATGATTTGGCACCATATTTTGGGAAAGTTATCTACTTTAGTGCTGAGGAAGGTAAAGAGTTGTTTACGGATTGGGAGCCCTTATTAAAAGGGAGAGTGAATAAGTATTCTGTCCCTGGATCACACGAAGAAATAGTAGCCTCCCCGGCAGTGGAAAAGATAGCTAAAGGAATAAAAGAGGCTTCTCTTTCGTTAACTGGAAAGTAGAGAGCCCCAAAGATGCAACTTTATGAACGAAAATTGTCATTATCAAAGTTGTTATTTGCGAGTAGTAATGTATATGAAAAAGGCGGTCTAATAACTGCACATCAAGTGTAAGAAATTACGAGTATATCAAGAGCATTACTTTATAAGGGGCTAATGCAAAAATTGCTTGATAGGGACATAGAAACATACATGAGCTGTTAAATAACATAGTATGATGCAAATTCCCTGAAGTTTTTGTACCAGAAGCGGATGCTTTGATGATACTGCTGAGGAAAGGTGTATATTTTCATTGATATGTAAATATGCACCTTTTCTACTATATATGCACTTGAATAAAGGCAAGATATAATATGAAATTGAATTTCTATAACGTATACATAGGAAGCCATCCTTATAAAAAGGAAGTGATTTATCATACAAATTCACGCTGTGAAAATACCAAAGAATATTGAAAATCATTTGTTTAATCAATTTAGTTATTTGATTTCAAATGAGAAGAGAGAACGAATAAAGCGTTTAATAAATTTAGACGATGCTAATAGGGTTTTGATAGGAGATTTGTTAGTCCGTTCTTTAATCTGCCAAAAATATAAAATTAATAATGACGAAATTAATTTTATATATAATGAGTACGGAAAACCTTTTGCTGAAAGTTTTTCTGACTTTCATTTTAATATTTCGCATTCAGGAGAATGGGTGGTCTGTGCCACTGCTAATTCTAATGTAGGTATTGATATAGAAAAAATTTCGGAAATAGAGGCTCTTAAATTAGCAAATGAATTTTTTTCAGAGGAAGAATTTTATGATTTATCTAATATGAATTCTAATGAACAAATTAATTATTTTTTGATGTTTGGACATTAAAAGAAAGTTATATAAAAACTATTGGGAAAGGGCTTTATATCCCGTTAAATTCATTCTCTATAAAAAAAGAATCTCAAACTTTAATTTCGTACAAGAATATACCTCAAAACTTTCACTTTAGACAATATAATATTGAGTCAAATTATAAGGTATCTGCTTGTGCAACACGGGATGAATTACCGCAGGAGATAATAATTAAAGACATTTATACAATTTGTCAAAATATAAACAAATTTTAATTGAAGGAGACAGTAATGACAAAGGTTAAAATTTTTTGTTTGCCAAATGCTGGGGGATCTGCGTTTAGTTACTCAAAATGGAAAAATTACTTTAATCCATATATTGAAGTAGTCCCAATAGAGTTAGCTGGTAGAGGATATAGAATTGAAGAAAGCTGTTATCATAGTATGGAAGAGGCTGTAAATGATGTCTATAAAATTATTTTTAATCAGCTAAATAATTCACCATATATTCTATATGGGCATAGCATGGGGAGTTTGATTGCCTATGAATTAGCCAGGAAAATACAAATTTCCAATAACGTATTACCTGAGTTTCTTGTTTTGTCTGGTAGAAATCATCCAAATAGCAAAATAAAAGATATCCGACACAATCTACCTGACGAACAATTTAAAAATGAAGTTATTGCTATAGGTGGTACACCGTCCAAGGTGTTTCAATCAGAAGAATTAATGAAAATTTTTCTCCCCATTC is part of the Bacillus pseudomycoides genome and encodes:
- a CDS encoding thioesterase domain-containing protein, translated to MTKVKIFCLPNAGGSAFSYSKWKNYFNPYIEVVPIELAGRGYRIEESCYHSMEEAVNDVYKIIFNQLNNSPYILYGHSMGSLIAYELARKIQISNNVLPEFLVLSGRNHPNSKIKDIRHNLPDEQFKNEVIAIGGTPSKVFQSEELMKIFLPILRADFKIVETYIHDNNTQVCDIDFLILNGKNDEFTTYEEVIKWEQYTNKMCTFHSFEGRHFFLHENIQEIASIIIRKLDSQRSSICF